CGCCGGGCCAGCTTTTGCTATTGGATTATCTCACCATCTGGCGTGGGACAGCAGCTCTTTCTTCCCCAACGCGGTGAGTTTGTTTGGGAGGTAACCGTACAGCTCGCACAGCATCCAGTTACTCCGCAGTACCCTGGCGCTTGTCTGTTCGTCTCCCCGCCCCTCATCTTTATAACCTATACATTTATTGATGAGGGCGTTTCCCCGAACTTACGCTTCACCTCTACAACCTACCCACACATAACTCTTTACACTAGAGATGAAGCGCTTGCCTTCCGGTTACACGTAAGTGGTTCGTTCCTCCTTTGCTTTCTGATGTTCTCTCGAGGCTTCGACCTCATAATAGCACTACGATGGCCGTAAATCAAGTAGTTCATCGCAACTTAACGATGATAAACCGCAATTGTTTCTACGATTTACCGTCGTAAAGTTAAAATATGGTTCAAACCATTCCTGTTATTGCAAATAAGTGTAAAGAGTTTTTTGTTAGACAGGCATATCAGCCGCGATACGAGCAGCAACTGCCCGCCCAGACAACAGCACCAGTGGAATTCCTCCGCCCGGATGGGTTCCCCCACCCACAAAGTAGAGCTGGCGCACGCGCCGTGCCCGCAGTGGCGGACGGGCGAATGCAGAGAAAGGTGTGTTCGAGCTAAGCCCATAGATCGAACCAAATGCAGCGTTATAACGGTGGGCCAGATCGCACGGCGTCCAGAAATGGCTATAGCGAATGGCCTGCCGCAACCCTGGCAAACCCATCGTCTCAAGTTTGGCGATAATATGGTCGCGGTAGGCTGGCATCACGGCTGCCCAGTCAATCTGACCAGTATCGGCAGGTGCATTAACCAGCACGAATAGATTGAGATGGCCGGGTGGTGCGTGCTCTGGGTCGGTGCGGCAGGTCACAGCGACGTATACAGTTGGATCAAGAGCCAGTCGGTGCTCGTGCACGATGGCTTGAAATTCACCGGGATAGTCAGCACTGAAGAAGATATTGTGATGAGCCAATTGCGGAAACTCGCCTTCAACGCCGAGAAAGAGCACGACGCCGCTGTACGATGGTTCATGGCGAGCGAGGCGATCCGCCTCTTGCCGACCGTCAGGGATCAGGTGAGTGTAGGCATACTGCGGATCTGCATTCACGACCACCGCCGCAGCGGGTAGGTTACTCCCATCGGCCAGACGGACACCACAGGCACGACTGTGATCGACGATCACCTCAGTCACCGGTGTCTGCAAACGAATTTCAACCCCTAACTCAGTAGCTAGCCGGTTCAGCGCAACAGCCAATTGATACATGCCACCGCGAACATACCAGCCACCCTCGGCCAGTTCAATATAGGCAATCAGGTTAAATGTGGCCGGTGATCGGTAGGGTGATGAACCGTTGTAGGTCGCATACCGGTTAAAGACCTGGCGTAGATGAGGGCTGCGAAAGAATGAACGTACCGCAGTGTCAACGCTGCGCAGCGCGTCGATCCGCAGGGCATGGCGGATCAGCGATGGGGTCAACAGTTCACGCAGGCCATCGAACGGACGCAACAAAAATGGTCCGGAAACTGCATCATAGATTCGACTGGTATGTGCCATGAAGCGAAAGAACGCGGGAACATCAGGTGGGCTAAGGCGTTCAATCTCCTGTATCAACTGGGGTAACCGTTGCCAGGCATCGAAGCGCGTACCGTCAGGCCAGAGATAGCGACAGGTCGGTTCAATCTGTTCAAGCCGGAGATAATCGTCCATACAACGATTGGCGGCTGCGAAGAGATCGCGAATCACCCACGGCATCGTCAATAACGATGGCCCGGTGTCGAACGTATATCCGGCAGCCTGATGGAGATTGAGCTTACCACCGAGTCGTTCATTCTTCTCGCACAGAATAACTCGACGACCCTGGGAGCC
This genomic window from Chloroflexus aurantiacus J-10-fl contains:
- a CDS encoding phytoene desaturase family protein, which encodes MLCEKNERLGGKLNLHQAAGYTFDTGPSLLTMPWVIRDLFAAANRCMDDYLRLEQIEPTCRYLWPDGTRFDAWQRLPQLIQEIERLSPPDVPAFFRFMAHTSRIYDAVSGPFLLRPFDGLRELLTPSLIRHALRIDALRSVDTAVRSFFRSPHLRQVFNRYATYNGSSPYRSPATFNLIAYIELAEGGWYVRGGMYQLAVALNRLATELGVEIRLQTPVTEVIVDHSRACGVRLADGSNLPAAAVVVNADPQYAYTHLIPDGRQEADRLARHEPSYSGVVLFLGVEGEFPQLAHHNIFFSADYPGEFQAIVHEHRLALDPTVYVAVTCRTDPEHAPPGHLNLFVLVNAPADTGQIDWAAVMPAYRDHIIAKLETMGLPGLRQAIRYSHFWTPCDLAHRYNAAFGSIYGLSSNTPFSAFARPPLRARRVRQLYFVGGGTHPGGGIPLVLLSGRAVAARIAADMPV